In Streptomyces violaceusniger Tu 4113, one DNA window encodes the following:
- a CDS encoding sensor histidine kinase, with amino-acid sequence MTIPAGLRRTVLRAQRDTGFLAAGVLPHLALVPVWAWAAATTARTGNWLLTVSMSAALVLLGTPVLTAVQRARYRVLIGVDVPRLTPTAPEQWTWASTARWLAATRPWRKIGYHLLLGPLLALLELLVLAVAAACLAGVIAYAWSWALPTGIRQDWFGYLTQLPAYTAAGLLLLCALPWTARAVARAEARLALGLLGPSRAQRLQERVDQLAVSRTDLIEAVDAERRRIERDLHDGTQQRLVSLAVNLGLAIATRPDLPSDAREVIARAHLEAKEAIAELNDLVRGLHPAVLEDRGLDAALSGLAARTPLPVRLRVNLEERVAPNVESVAYFVISEALTNATKHANAMRAEVIVRQVGEVLRVRVTDDGLGGADAAAGTGLTGLAKRVGSLDGAFHVSSPVGGPTTITAELPCAR; translated from the coding sequence ATGACGATTCCAGCTGGACTGAGACGCACGGTCCTCCGGGCGCAGCGGGACACCGGCTTTCTTGCCGCTGGTGTGCTGCCGCACCTGGCGCTGGTGCCCGTGTGGGCCTGGGCGGCGGCGACTACCGCCAGGACGGGGAACTGGCTCCTTACGGTTTCCATGTCGGCCGCCCTGGTCCTGCTCGGCACCCCGGTGCTGACGGCCGTTCAGCGGGCTCGCTACCGGGTGCTCATCGGTGTGGACGTCCCCCGGCTCACCCCCACCGCGCCGGAACAATGGACGTGGGCCTCGACCGCCCGGTGGCTCGCGGCGACGCGGCCTTGGCGCAAGATCGGCTACCACCTCCTGCTGGGCCCGCTGCTCGCGCTGCTGGAGCTGCTGGTGCTCGCGGTGGCAGCGGCGTGCCTGGCGGGCGTCATCGCCTACGCCTGGTCATGGGCGCTGCCAACCGGAATCCGCCAGGACTGGTTCGGCTACCTGACCCAGCTGCCGGCTTACACAGCGGCTGGACTCCTCCTCCTGTGCGCCCTGCCCTGGACCGCGCGGGCAGTAGCCCGGGCCGAGGCGCGGCTGGCGTTGGGCCTGCTCGGGCCCAGCCGGGCGCAGCGGCTCCAGGAGCGGGTCGATCAGCTGGCCGTGAGCCGGACCGACTTGATCGAGGCCGTCGACGCAGAGCGCCGCCGGATCGAGCGCGACCTGCACGACGGCACCCAGCAGCGGTTGGTGTCTCTCGCGGTCAACCTGGGTCTGGCCATTGCCACCCGCCCGGACCTGCCGAGTGATGCCCGCGAGGTGATCGCGAGAGCGCACCTGGAGGCGAAGGAGGCGATCGCCGAACTCAATGACCTGGTGCGGGGGCTGCACCCGGCCGTGCTCGAAGACCGAGGTCTGGACGCGGCGTTGTCCGGGCTGGCTGCCCGCACGCCCCTGCCGGTGCGGCTGCGGGTCAATCTGGAGGAGCGGGTGGCGCCCAACGTGGAGTCAGTCGCGTACTTCGTGATCTCTGAGGCGCTGACCAATGCAACGAAGCACGCCAACGCGATGCGTGCAGAGGTGATAGTCCGTCAGGTCGGCGAGGTGCTGCGAGTGCGCGTTACCGACGACGGGCTGGGCGGTGCCGACGCCGCCGCCGGCACGGGGCTGACCGGGCTGGCCAAGCGGGTCGGCTCCCTCGACGGGGCCTTCCACGTCAGCAGCCCCGTTGGCGGGCCCACCACCATCACCGCGGAGCTGCCGTGCGCGCGGTGA
- a CDS encoding GbsR/MarR family transcriptional regulator has translation MNIHFFRAGGWVSPAADNSSAMGDGPLIEDFGQRIGRAMGWPPMAGRLAGVLMLSPTPMTLSELQAALGASKGSASEMTRLLITNGTVERVKVPGVRQAGYVWRDDAWSSCLQHQLDQTEQLLELAQAAQEQGMCMPETQRARLRDMHTYYDFMVRHLRRLLDEYQRLHAG, from the coding sequence ATGAATATTCATTTTTTTCGTGCAGGGGGATGGGTGTCGCCAGCCGCCGACAACAGCTCAGCCATGGGCGACGGGCCGCTGATCGAGGACTTCGGTCAGCGGATCGGGCGCGCGATGGGATGGCCGCCCATGGCCGGACGGCTGGCGGGCGTCCTGATGCTCAGCCCAACCCCCATGACGCTGTCGGAACTACAGGCGGCCCTGGGGGCCAGCAAGGGTTCGGCGTCGGAGATGACCCGCCTGCTCATCACGAACGGCACGGTCGAACGGGTCAAGGTGCCCGGCGTGCGCCAGGCCGGTTACGTGTGGCGCGACGACGCATGGAGCAGCTGCCTCCAGCACCAGCTCGACCAGACCGAGCAGCTGCTCGAACTTGCACAAGCCGCGCAGGAACAGGGAATGTGCATGCCAGAGACTCAGCGGGCGCGGCTGCGTGACATGCACACCTACTACGACTTCATGGTGCGGCATCTGCGACGCCTGCTCGACGAATACCAGCGACTGCACGCCGGATAG
- a CDS encoding GMC family oxidoreductase has translation MAEHDRDLIVVGAGSAGAVIAVRAAARGRRVLLLEAGPDYRSAQMPEVWRSPNPVVALMDPAASEHLVWTGLNSSRTEKQPQAPYWRGRGVGGSTSVNGQIAIRPPTEDFEEWARLGCTGWAPEDVLPYFAKLEDDDEFGDQPYHGRGGPTPIHRTPKNAWGSIDRALADSALAAGFGWAPDVNAPGATGVSPYPINSRDARRVSVNDAYLEPARELAGLTIRGDALVDTVIFENDRAIGVRVVIDGSVVTEYADEVILSAGVIHSPAILLRSGIGPAGQLRALGIEVRQDLPVGLGMQDHAMTVLSLPLRAEAAITSPHDRHTNVCVRWSSGTGAYSNDLMFVSLNQNVLAMATANTQPHAGAFGVWLNRTHSRGELTLVSTDPSVHPYVAQRMLSDERDLAPMREGVRALIELSGGAETAAVLGGSIEEANRPLFEALANDSDLDDHLLSTVIDAQHGTSTCRMGAPGTAETVVDPACRVQGVQGLRVVDASVFPSVPRANTNLAAIMTGELMAGRLDA, from the coding sequence ATGGCAGAACACGATCGCGACCTGATCGTCGTCGGCGCGGGCTCCGCGGGTGCGGTGATCGCCGTCCGCGCCGCCGCTCGCGGCCGACGGGTCCTCCTGCTGGAGGCGGGCCCCGACTACCGCTCGGCGCAGATGCCGGAGGTGTGGCGCTCGCCCAATCCTGTGGTGGCCCTCATGGACCCCGCGGCCTCGGAACATCTGGTGTGGACCGGCCTGAACTCCTCGCGCACCGAGAAACAGCCGCAGGCCCCGTACTGGCGCGGCCGGGGCGTGGGCGGCAGTACGTCCGTCAACGGCCAGATCGCGATCCGCCCGCCGACGGAGGACTTCGAGGAGTGGGCCCGGCTCGGCTGTACCGGATGGGCGCCCGAGGACGTGCTGCCCTACTTCGCCAAGCTGGAGGACGACGACGAATTCGGCGACCAGCCCTACCACGGCCGCGGCGGACCGACCCCGATCCACCGGACCCCGAAGAACGCCTGGGGAAGCATCGACCGAGCCCTGGCCGACTCGGCCCTGGCGGCAGGGTTCGGCTGGGCGCCCGACGTCAACGCCCCCGGCGCCACCGGAGTCTCGCCCTACCCGATCAACTCCCGTGACGCCCGCCGCGTCAGCGTCAACGACGCCTACCTCGAACCCGCACGTGAACTGGCCGGCCTCACCATCCGCGGCGACGCGCTGGTGGACACCGTCATCTTCGAGAACGACCGCGCGATCGGTGTCCGTGTGGTGATCGACGGATCCGTCGTCACCGAGTACGCGGACGAGGTGATCCTCAGCGCGGGAGTGATCCACTCCCCGGCGATCCTGCTGCGCTCGGGCATCGGCCCCGCCGGTCAGCTGCGGGCGCTGGGGATCGAGGTCCGTCAGGACCTGCCGGTCGGTCTCGGTATGCAGGATCACGCGATGACGGTGCTCTCGCTGCCCTTGCGGGCCGAAGCCGCCATCACGTCACCGCACGACCGGCACACCAACGTCTGCGTGCGCTGGTCCAGCGGGACGGGTGCGTACTCCAACGACCTCATGTTCGTCTCGCTCAACCAGAACGTGCTGGCCATGGCCACGGCGAACACCCAGCCGCACGCCGGTGCCTTCGGTGTCTGGCTGAACCGGACCCACTCGCGCGGTGAGCTCACCCTGGTCTCCACCGACCCTTCGGTGCACCCGTACGTCGCCCAGCGGATGCTTTCCGACGAACGTGATCTCGCCCCGATGAGGGAAGGCGTGCGTGCCCTCATCGAGTTGAGCGGCGGCGCTGAGACAGCCGCCGTCCTCGGCGGATCGATCGAAGAGGCGAACCGTCCACTGTTCGAGGCCCTGGCGAACGACAGCGACCTCGACGACCACCTGCTGTCCACGGTCATCGACGCCCAGCACGGCACGAGCACCTGCCGGATGGGCGCCCCCGGGACCGCCGAGACGGTCGTCGACCCGGCGTGCCGGGTGCAGGGTGTCCAGGGTCTGCGGGTCGTGGACGCCTCGGTCTTCCCTTCCGTGCCCCGGGCCAACACCAATCTCGCCGCCATCATGACCGGCGAACTCATGGCGGGCCGGCTCGACGCCTGA
- a CDS encoding aldehyde dehydrogenase family protein produces METLHNFIGGRWEEPAGEDVVAVVNPATEEAVAHFRAGSADDVDRAVAVAVAAQPEWAALTVARRVERIHAWADTIAAHAAELAELECREMGKPVGIGRSFIAGAVAGLKAAANQALTYPFSETVPGPAGGRTDIVRHPLGVTAVITPWNFPVVMVLGALGPLLAAGNTVVVKPSERSPLSTVRLFELAASTGLPPGVLNLVLGDGRTGAALTEHKDVTLVHFTGSVGAGRAVGKATGHRLRRCVLELGGKDPVVIDAGVNPVATAQAVAFGAFINTGQICTSMERIYVHERIADEFVEALIATARTFTIGDGLDPATVLGPLVDARQRETVRRHVEDAVHKGATVRAGGAVPERRGYFYPATVLTGVDDTMLVMTEETFGPIAPVTVVSSFEEGLTRAAASRYGLAATVYTDDPDHITAAAQLPVGVVWVNQWQGGGPERLYEPARESGMGATGARAAYDAATRPAAVHVAATAPAAGR; encoded by the coding sequence ATGGAAACGCTCCACAACTTCATCGGCGGCCGGTGGGAAGAGCCGGCAGGCGAGGATGTCGTCGCTGTGGTCAACCCCGCCACCGAGGAAGCCGTCGCGCACTTCCGTGCGGGCAGCGCCGACGACGTCGACCGCGCCGTGGCCGTGGCGGTCGCGGCACAACCCGAGTGGGCCGCGCTCACCGTTGCGCGGCGCGTGGAACGGATTCACGCCTGGGCCGACACGATCGCCGCACACGCCGCGGAACTGGCCGAACTGGAATGCCGGGAGATGGGCAAACCGGTTGGCATCGGGCGCTCTTTCATAGCGGGGGCCGTGGCCGGGCTGAAGGCCGCCGCCAACCAGGCGCTCACCTACCCGTTCAGCGAAACGGTGCCCGGTCCGGCGGGAGGGCGGACCGACATCGTCCGCCACCCGCTCGGCGTCACCGCCGTGATCACTCCGTGGAACTTTCCCGTCGTCATGGTCCTCGGCGCACTCGGCCCGCTGCTCGCCGCCGGGAACACCGTCGTGGTCAAGCCCTCCGAGCGATCCCCCCTCTCCACGGTGCGGCTGTTCGAGCTGGCCGCCTCCACCGGGCTGCCCCCGGGCGTGCTGAACCTGGTCCTCGGCGACGGCCGCACCGGCGCGGCGCTGACGGAACACAAAGACGTAACGCTCGTCCACTTCACCGGCTCGGTCGGAGCCGGCCGCGCCGTGGGGAAGGCGACCGGACACCGCCTGCGCCGCTGCGTGCTCGAACTCGGCGGAAAGGACCCCGTCGTGATCGACGCCGGAGTCAATCCGGTGGCCACCGCGCAAGCCGTCGCGTTCGGCGCGTTCATCAATACCGGCCAGATCTGCACCTCCATGGAACGGATCTACGTCCATGAGCGGATCGCGGACGAGTTCGTCGAGGCGCTCATCGCCACGGCGCGGACCTTCACCATCGGCGACGGGCTGGACCCCGCCACGGTGCTCGGGCCACTCGTGGACGCGCGGCAACGCGAGACCGTACGACGCCATGTCGAGGACGCCGTCCACAAGGGCGCCACCGTGCGCGCAGGCGGAGCCGTACCGGAGCGTCGCGGCTACTTCTACCCGGCGACCGTGCTCACCGGAGTCGACGACACCATGCTCGTGATGACCGAGGAGACATTCGGCCCGATCGCGCCCGTCACCGTCGTGTCCAGCTTCGAGGAGGGCCTCACCCGCGCGGCTGCCTCCCGCTACGGTCTCGCCGCCACCGTGTACACCGACGACCCCGATCACATCACGGCAGCCGCACAACTGCCCGTGGGCGTCGTCTGGGTCAACCAGTGGCAGGGGGGCGGCCCCGAGCGGCTGTACGAGCCCGCCCGCGAGAGCGGCATGGGAGCCACCGGGGCTCGTGCCGCCTACGACGCGGCGACCCGGCCCGCCGCCGTGCACGTCGCAGCCACCGCCCCGGCGGCCGGCCGGTGA
- a CDS encoding M20 family metallopeptidase translates to MTAAKEAAARHIRAAADDLIALSHRIHAHPELAFEEYLASQWVADALSDAGFEVRHGYCELPTAVEATVGTGPTHIAICAEYDALPDIGHACGHNIIAAAAVGAGIGLAPLADELGLTVRVLGTPAEEGGGGKVLMLKQGAFDGVHAAMMVHPAAVEMAAMPGLAVTQFDVVYEGKAAHAGAYPELGVNAADAMTLAQVGIGLLRQQTTASDRIHGIITQVGSAPNIIPDVSRGRWIVRSSSLDALQPLSQRVHRCFEAGALATGCDLSTAQVGPDYADLRPDKDLLDLWVANATALGRRFPELPNSVVGTATDMGNVSHVVPTIHPMLGLDCRPAVNHQPEFTAACRTPAAERAVLDGATGMAWTAIDVALTAGRRADKHS, encoded by the coding sequence GTGACCGCCGCCAAGGAGGCCGCGGCACGGCACATCCGTGCCGCGGCGGACGACCTGATCGCCCTGTCCCACCGGATCCACGCCCACCCCGAGCTGGCCTTCGAGGAGTATCTCGCCAGTCAATGGGTCGCCGACGCCCTGAGCGACGCGGGGTTCGAGGTCCGGCACGGATACTGCGAGCTGCCGACCGCCGTGGAAGCAACGGTCGGCACCGGGCCGACCCACATCGCGATCTGCGCGGAGTACGACGCCTTGCCCGACATCGGACACGCCTGCGGCCACAACATCATTGCCGCCGCGGCTGTCGGCGCCGGCATCGGACTCGCCCCCTTGGCGGACGAACTCGGCCTGACGGTGCGGGTACTCGGCACTCCCGCCGAGGAAGGCGGCGGCGGCAAGGTGCTGATGCTGAAACAGGGCGCCTTCGACGGCGTGCACGCGGCCATGATGGTTCATCCGGCTGCGGTCGAGATGGCGGCGATGCCCGGCCTGGCCGTCACCCAGTTCGATGTGGTCTACGAAGGCAAAGCGGCACACGCCGGTGCCTATCCCGAGCTCGGCGTCAACGCGGCGGACGCCATGACCCTCGCCCAGGTGGGCATTGGGCTGCTGCGCCAGCAGACCACCGCCTCCGACCGCATACACGGCATCATCACCCAAGTCGGCTCCGCCCCCAATATCATCCCCGACGTCAGCCGCGGCCGCTGGATCGTGCGCAGCAGCAGCCTGGACGCCCTGCAGCCGTTGTCCCAACGGGTGCACCGCTGCTTCGAAGCGGGCGCACTGGCCACCGGCTGCGACCTGTCCACCGCGCAGGTTGGCCCCGACTACGCCGACCTGCGGCCGGACAAGGACCTGCTGGACCTATGGGTCGCCAACGCGACGGCACTCGGCCGCCGCTTCCCCGAACTGCCGAACAGCGTCGTGGGCACCGCCACCGACATGGGCAATGTCTCCCATGTCGTGCCCACCATCCACCCCATGCTCGGGCTGGACTGCCGACCCGCGGTCAACCACCAACCGGAATTCACCGCCGCGTGCCGCACACCGGCAGCGGAGCGGGCCGTACTCGACGGGGCGACCGGCATGGCCTGGACGGCCATCGACGTCGCCCTCACGGCCGGACGGCGTGCGGACAAGCACTCCTGA
- a CDS encoding ferredoxin yields the protein MKVTIDEDKCCGAGSCVLAAPEIFDQREQDGIVILLDPEPAEDQHAAVRDAAAVCPAAAIALADG from the coding sequence GTGAAGGTCACCATCGACGAGGACAAGTGCTGCGGCGCCGGGAGTTGTGTACTGGCCGCACCGGAGATCTTCGACCAGCGCGAACAGGACGGCATCGTCATCCTGCTCGACCCCGAACCCGCCGAGGACCAGCACGCGGCCGTCCGGGACGCGGCTGCCGTCTGCCCGGCCGCCGCCATCGCCCTCGCGGACGGATAA
- a CDS encoding cytochrome P450, which produces MSHHDPTVRLPLPTRGPLDPPADWERLREQCPVATVGLPSGDTGTLLTRYDHVKALLTDARFSRPTAEDDSARIAPEGAGGVSTNSDMALSVPLKGEEHLRWRRHLSKYFTAKRMTALRPGMTDMAEALVDGMVKSGRPADLKAALGFPLPVYVICDLLGAPAGDRERFSYWSDAFLNVSRYTKEEAKQAYAEFVTYMSDLVAAKRAQPGEDVISMLIEESRAEGEGLTDPELLGTGMGLLVAGHETTANMIGKMAAMLLADRTQWERLLADPSLVRTAVDEVLRSDANLGGFGIRRYLSEDLDVDGTLLPSGTTVFCSLSAANRDERVFATPDEMDLTRSPNPHLTFGAGAHSCLGQSLARTELQVALEVLLRKLPSLELAVPVEELRQVEGLTVGGLREVPVRW; this is translated from the coding sequence ATGAGTCACCACGACCCCACTGTCCGTCTGCCACTGCCCACCAGGGGCCCGCTGGATCCTCCGGCCGACTGGGAACGCCTGCGCGAGCAGTGCCCGGTGGCCACCGTCGGACTCCCCAGCGGAGACACGGGGACCCTCCTGACCCGCTACGACCACGTCAAAGCCCTCCTGACGGACGCCCGCTTCTCCCGCCCGACCGCCGAGGACGACAGCGCCAGGATCGCCCCGGAAGGGGCCGGCGGTGTGTCGACCAACAGCGACATGGCGCTGTCCGTCCCGCTCAAGGGCGAGGAGCACCTGAGGTGGCGGCGGCATCTGAGCAAGTACTTCACCGCCAAGCGCATGACGGCACTGCGCCCGGGCATGACGGACATGGCCGAAGCCCTCGTCGACGGCATGGTCAAGAGCGGCCGGCCCGCCGACCTCAAGGCCGCACTCGGCTTCCCGCTGCCGGTCTACGTGATCTGCGACCTCCTCGGCGCACCCGCCGGGGACCGGGAGCGCTTCTCCTACTGGTCCGACGCGTTCCTGAACGTCAGCCGTTACACCAAAGAGGAAGCCAAGCAGGCCTACGCGGAGTTCGTGACCTACATGTCCGACCTCGTCGCGGCCAAGCGCGCCCAGCCCGGCGAGGACGTGATCAGCATGCTGATCGAGGAGAGCCGGGCGGAGGGCGAGGGCCTTACCGACCCCGAACTGCTCGGCACCGGCATGGGCCTCCTGGTCGCCGGGCACGAGACCACCGCGAACATGATCGGCAAGATGGCCGCCATGCTCCTGGCCGACCGCACCCAGTGGGAACGCCTGCTGGCCGACCCCTCCCTGGTGCGCACCGCGGTCGACGAGGTATTGCGCTCCGACGCCAACCTGGGCGGATTCGGCATCCGGCGCTATCTGAGCGAGGACCTCGACGTCGACGGCACCCTGCTACCGAGCGGCACCACAGTCTTCTGCAGCCTGTCCGCCGCCAACCGTGACGAGCGGGTCTTCGCCACCCCGGACGAGATGGACCTCACCCGCAGCCCCAACCCCCACCTCACCTTCGGCGCGGGAGCCCACTCCTGCCTGGGCCAGTCCCTGGCCCGCACCGAACTCCAGGTCGCCCTGGAGGTCCTGCTGCGCAAACTGCCGAGCCTCGAACTCGCCGTACCCGTCGAGGAGTTGCGGCAGGTCGAGGGGCTGACCGTCGGCGGTCTGCGAGAGGTGCCCGTGCGATGGTGA
- a CDS encoding TetR/AcrR family transcriptional regulator C-terminal domain-containing protein produces the protein MPRHSPSLDRATPGRIAEAALLLVDEGGPEALTFRSLATRLEISLASLQRRCTDLAGLLDLCVDHVAGRLPDVEWDTGWATATETRFTALYRLLAAHPGLLALRGTRPWLGPNLLARLVEPQLADSLAAGMTPTEAITAYRRMYLLTLGSVGFVDHRDPRAAQAATRGALAALDPAEFPVLTGNLAAILPALTDHEVYYGALRQLIHAADPARVPILPPGSAAPDPRRDT, from the coding sequence ATGCCACGTCACTCGCCTTCGCTGGACCGCGCGACCCCGGGCCGGATCGCCGAGGCCGCCCTCCTCCTGGTCGACGAGGGCGGCCCTGAGGCTCTGACCTTCCGGTCGCTGGCCACGCGACTCGAGATCTCCCTCGCTTCGCTCCAGCGCCGATGCACCGACCTGGCCGGACTGCTGGATCTGTGCGTCGACCACGTGGCCGGCCGACTGCCCGACGTCGAGTGGGACACCGGCTGGGCGACGGCCACCGAGACCCGGTTCACCGCGCTCTACCGGCTGCTGGCCGCTCATCCGGGACTGCTCGCCCTGCGCGGAACGCGGCCCTGGCTCGGCCCGAACCTGCTGGCCCGCCTGGTCGAGCCGCAGCTCGCCGACAGCCTCGCCGCCGGAATGACCCCCACGGAGGCGATCACCGCGTACCGGCGGATGTACCTGCTCACCCTCGGCAGCGTCGGCTTCGTCGACCACCGCGACCCCAGGGCGGCCCAGGCGGCCACCCGCGGCGCGCTGGCCGCACTCGACCCGGCGGAGTTCCCGGTGCTGACCGGCAACCTGGCCGCGATCCTGCCCGCCCTGACCGACCACGAGGTCTACTACGGCGCACTGCGCCAGCTGATCCACGCGGCGGACCCGGCACGCGTGCCGATCCTGCCGCCCGGCTCGGCGGCACCGGACCCACGCCGCGACACCTGA
- a CDS encoding threonine aldolase family protein, with product MSTASPAARIFSSDNTAGTSPEIIEAVTRAASGQALPYGADDSTAAVRRRLSDVFERDVDVLLVSTGSAANALSLAALTPPWGSVLCHRDSHINNDECGAPEFYTAGAKLVALGGDDAKIDPEELRTAARHKAGDVHSVEPSVVSITQATETGAVYTLDEIRTLGATAAEAGLRLHMDGARFAGALASLGCTPAELTWRAGVDLLSFGATKNGTMTADAIVVFDRSLTAELAFRTKRAGQLAAKMRFHAAQFDAYLTDDLWLRNAAHANAMAARLQEGLKAIPEVGLLGAADANILFCRLPQQVIEGLLAEGYAFYHDRWEPGVVRFVTSFATTPQDVDDLLQAVGRHAG from the coding sequence ATGAGCACCGCCAGCCCCGCCGCACGCATCTTCAGCAGTGACAACACCGCCGGCACCTCCCCGGAGATCATCGAAGCCGTGACCCGGGCCGCCTCCGGCCAGGCCCTGCCCTACGGCGCGGACGACAGCACGGCCGCGGTCCGGCGCCGGCTGAGCGACGTCTTCGAGCGGGACGTCGACGTCCTGCTGGTCTCCACGGGGTCCGCCGCGAACGCGCTGAGTCTGGCCGCGCTGACCCCGCCCTGGGGCAGCGTGCTGTGCCATCGCGACAGCCACATCAACAACGACGAGTGCGGAGCGCCCGAGTTCTACACCGCGGGCGCCAAGCTCGTCGCGCTCGGCGGCGACGACGCCAAGATCGACCCGGAGGAACTGCGCACGGCCGCACGGCACAAGGCCGGCGACGTGCACAGTGTGGAGCCCTCCGTGGTGAGCATCACCCAGGCCACCGAGACGGGAGCCGTCTACACTCTCGACGAGATCCGCACCCTCGGGGCGACCGCCGCAGAGGCGGGGCTGCGCCTGCACATGGACGGCGCCCGCTTCGCCGGCGCCCTCGCCTCCCTCGGCTGCACTCCCGCCGAGCTGACCTGGCGGGCCGGCGTCGACCTGCTGTCCTTCGGGGCGACGAAGAACGGCACGATGACCGCCGACGCGATCGTCGTCTTCGACCGCTCCCTCACCGCCGAACTGGCCTTCCGCACCAAGCGCGCCGGACAGCTCGCCGCCAAGATGCGCTTCCACGCCGCCCAGTTCGACGCCTACCTCACCGACGATCTGTGGCTGCGCAACGCGGCCCACGCCAACGCCATGGCCGCCCGTCTCCAGGAGGGCCTCAAAGCCATACCCGAGGTCGGACTGCTCGGTGCCGCCGATGCCAACATCCTCTTCTGCCGCCTGCCGCAGCAGGTCATCGAGGGACTCCTGGCCGAGGGCTACGCCTTCTACCACGACCGCTGGGAGCCGGGCGTCGTCCGCTTCGTCACCTCCTTCGCCACCACGCCGCAGGACGTCGACGACCTCCTCCAGGCCGTCGGCCGCCACGCCGGCTGA
- a CDS encoding cytochrome P450, whose translation MTNALAGTSSKAIPDFPMPREAGCPFAPPPQLRQLHAEQPLTKVRLWDGGTPWLVTRFEDQRALLADQRCSVDLRRPGFPYMNPAFRESGRRGGQPSFLNMDDPEHARVRRMLSGAFTIKRVEALRPAVQRMTDDFIDTMLAGPKPADLVRALALPLPSLVICEQLGVPYEDHDFFQHQSEVGLRHDVSPEESGAARRALLAYVSGQIEKKLANPSDDLLSELASRVREGDLTHEEAAAMGLLLLGAGHETSANMIALSVVALLENPDQLAIVRDTDDQKVLAKAADELLRYLTIIHIGNRRIALEDIEIGGRTIRAGEGMVLPSITANWQDDVFPDPDRLDLTRDARQHQAFGFGIHQCLGQPLARLELQVVYGTLFRRIPTLRLATDLEKLPFKEDGLVYGVYELPVTW comes from the coding sequence ATGACCAACGCACTTGCCGGCACCTCGTCCAAGGCGATTCCCGACTTCCCGATGCCGCGGGAAGCCGGGTGCCCGTTCGCCCCTCCGCCCCAGCTGCGACAACTGCACGCCGAACAGCCGCTCACGAAAGTCCGGTTGTGGGACGGCGGCACGCCCTGGCTCGTCACCCGCTTCGAGGACCAGCGGGCCCTGCTCGCCGACCAGCGCTGCAGCGTCGACCTCAGGCGGCCCGGCTTCCCCTACATGAATCCGGCCTTCCGGGAGTCGGGACGGCGCGGCGGGCAGCCGTCCTTCCTCAACATGGACGACCCCGAACACGCCCGGGTCCGCCGCATGCTCAGCGGCGCGTTCACCATCAAGCGCGTCGAGGCCCTGCGGCCGGCCGTCCAGCGCATGACGGACGACTTCATCGACACGATGCTGGCCGGCCCGAAACCTGCCGACCTCGTACGCGCCCTGGCGCTGCCCCTGCCCTCGCTGGTCATCTGCGAACAGCTCGGGGTTCCGTACGAGGACCATGACTTCTTCCAGCACCAGAGCGAGGTGGGTCTCCGCCACGACGTCTCACCCGAGGAGTCGGGAGCAGCCAGGCGTGCACTGCTGGCGTACGTCTCCGGCCAGATCGAGAAGAAACTCGCCAACCCCTCCGACGATCTCCTCTCCGAGCTCGCCTCCCGGGTCCGCGAGGGCGACCTCACGCATGAGGAGGCCGCGGCGATGGGCCTGCTGCTCCTCGGTGCCGGACACGAGACCTCCGCCAACATGATCGCGCTGAGCGTGGTGGCCCTGCTGGAAAACCCCGACCAGCTCGCGATCGTTCGGGACACCGACGACCAGAAGGTCCTCGCGAAGGCGGCGGACGAGCTGCTGCGGTATCTGACGATCATTCACATCGGCAACCGCCGGATCGCTCTGGAGGACATCGAGATCGGCGGCCGGACCATCCGCGCCGGCGAGGGCATGGTCCTGCCCAGCATCACCGCCAACTGGCAGGACGACGTCTTTCCCGACCCCGACCGGCTCGACCTCACCCGTGATGCCCGCCAGCACCAGGCCTTCGGCTTCGGCATCCACCAGTGCCTCGGCCAGCCACTGGCCCGCCTGGAACTCCAGGTCGTCTACGGCACCCTCTTCCGCCGTATCCCCACCCTGCGCCTGGCCACCGATCTGGAGAAGCTCCCCTTCAAGGAGGACGGTCTCGTGTACGGCGTCTACGAACTGCCGGTCACCTGGTAG